One part of the Marinobacter sp. M3C genome encodes these proteins:
- a CDS encoding PepSY domain-containing protein yields the protein MKIRYIAAATAALLFTGAAVAGPQCTDAPQSEWMSQDTMKQNLADQGYTIKKFNVTSGNCYEIYGMDKGGVKVEIYFNPVSGDVIKEERDD from the coding sequence ATGAAGATTCGTTATATTGCCGCCGCTACCGCCGCTCTGCTGTTCACCGGAGCCGCTGTCGCTGGCCCCCAATGCACCGACGCCCCGCAATCCGAATGGATGTCTCAGGACACCATGAAACAGAACCTCGCCGATCAAGGCTACACGATCAAAAAGTTCAATGTTACCAGTGGCAACTGCTACGAGATCTACGGTATGGATAAGGGCGGCGTGAAGGTCGAGATCTATTTCAACCCGGTCAGTGGCGATGTGATCAAGGAAGAGCGCGATGACTGA